CAATGGACAAACGTGGCAGATACCACCTTAACTAAGCAGTCAAACTACCACTCCCTTAAAAGCTGGTACCATGTGTCTACTGATAAATGCTCAAACACATCAGCTTGAAAGTATTCCCACCAAAAACATTTGACCTGAGTCTAACTGTGAGGAAACAAGCAGCTAATAAATCTGAATGGAGGGACACACTGAATAGCAGCTGGCCTGGGCACTGACTGCAAAATGTCAATGTCGTGAAAGACAAAAAAGGCTGAGAGACTAGTTTAAAAGCAACTATCACTATGCATCATCCTTGAATAGCACCTGGATCCAACAAAAAGCTGTCAAGGACACCAAAATAACTGGGGAATATTAAATTATACACAAGACAGTAGCATTATATTAATGCTAAATTTCTTGAGTATGATCATTGTTCTTTAGCTAGGTAGAAcaccactgttttttgttttgttttgttttttgtttttttgagacagagtttcactcttgttgcccaggctggagtgcaatggcgcaatctcagctcactgcaacctccactttctgggttcaagcaattctcttgcctcagccttctgagtagctgggactacaggtgcccactaccatacccagctaatttttgtatttttagtagagacaaggtttcaccatgttggtcaggctggtctcaaactcctagcctcaggtgatctgcccgcctcggcctcccaaagtgttgggattacaggcgtgagccattgctcccAGCCGAATGCCATTGTTTTGAGGAAAAACATGCTGAAGTATTTGTAAGAATCACAATGTCTGCAAGTAACTTAAATGGCTTGGCAAAATATGTGTgtggaagaaaaagtaaatatggcAAATGTCAACATCaggtaaataaaaaaatttaagattaatACTTTTTTCACATTACTTCATTTAACAACTTAAAACTTAGGAAAGCAGAAATCAACTACCTACTGCTGAGAATGGGAAGGAGGTAGTTGTAAAAACAAGATAAGGCTTTAGAAGAGTGAAAGAAGGTCTGTAGGTCTGAAATTGACTTTGGGGAAGCCGAGGAAACCTGGCATGGGTGCAGGTCCTACGCAGTGCTGAAGGCCTAATTGAAGCTGGAGACAAAATAGTGGTTTACCATGAGCCAGCCTCCTAGTTCCACTGGCCTAGAATTTCACAATGCTGGAAGCTATTAACTAAAGGACTGCCTTTTGTGGAAATTTATAACAATTTTCATGGTAACCAGTCTTGTTACTGATATATTCAGGGACTGCTTATACTTTTTacacaaaaaaattttctcctaaatccttttttaaatgaaaatgttattttataccAATCTAAAACTTGTATTCAGTTTAACATCTTGGTTTTGCAAAAGAGGTGGTCTGTATTCAAGGAAACCCAATGCTGCTTCTGAGGTCAACTTATAAGACAACTAACTGAGACAGACAAGATACTACTAAATGCTTCATGGTAGGGCAGGAAGTATTGACTCATGGTGCCCCCTGttaacaggaggaaaaaaaaattacaaggaaaaGACACAAAGATAATATGATGCTTTGGTCTTATTTAGTCCTCCATAAACTAAACTAAAGCAGAGTAACAGAGAACTGAGTCTCCCAAACTCTCTTGAGAGATGACTCCAAAGATTCATAAATATAACCACAGACCCACAATGTAAAATGTCCACAAACTTGGGCCTCCATAGGAGATTTCTTACCTACCTCTTTTGGGAGGAAAGTACatagtaataaataatgaaaatgaatttattttcctttttttagaagGGTAACCTCTACCAGTATTGAATAAGAGAAAGCTGGTATAACTAAAGAAAAGCCTTATTTCTACCTTATTTATAGAGTAGACATGCAAACCCAAAAATTTCTGTACATTTGAACCAGGTGAACGTTCCCATCTAATATTAAGGCCAGTGCATCCTGAAGTTTTGAAATCAAAACTGATTTCTATCATCTATAACTGATTACTGTAATGTGTAACAGTCCTTTCGCACGCCTTAAGATGCCTGTTCACTACTTCATCCTTCAAGGCTCTCCTTGCTCCTGGAAAAGAGGAAGGACTGGTGGAGGGCACTGAAACGGCCAAATTCAAAAGAACTCTTTCCAAATACTCTCAATCGGTCCTttgaatattttgatacagagttttgaTACCAGTTAAAAAACTGAACAGCAGTTTCTGCCTTCTTGTATCTAAAATCCGTTAACAATTTGAATTCACTAACAAGAAAACACTTTGTCTTTCACcctatttttatatatctatatagatatagatctatatagatatatacacacctTACACtatttaaactataaaattatttttggtagtCAGATCAATTCTCAAATTGCTAAAGTAGAAGATCATATTCTCAAAGCAGGTAAATATAATCTCTTACCTTCCCATAAAGAAGTAAACTGTGTCAGCTTCTTTGCGGATCAAAATCAGAAGACCAAGAGGAACCAGGTTCCAATTTCTTTTCAACTAAAATACTTTTAGACTTGCTTTTATTCCTCTCTGTTCTGAGCCTCTGAGGAAACTGTACAGTAAGCTCCTTGTGTCTACTCTCTACAGTGTCTACTCCAATCTCAGCCCTTTGTGGCCTATTCAGGAAGGCGGGAACAACCTCTAAAGTAAATCAACAAGAAGCCATAATTAAAGGCGGCATCACACTGACCTCTCTGAACATTAAATACCAGAAGACAGTGGACTAATGTCACAGAACTTAGGTATTCATATgcacaaaagcagaaaaacatttctatttgCAGAGACTTGGAAAATATGACTCAtgtaaccactttggaaaatttcCTCGAAAGACATGCTTCATTCAAGTAAGAAGCGAACTGGAAAAGAAACCAGACCCAAGAGGTCTAACTCTATGAAGAACTTCAGGGCAAGTTCAAACTCTTCAAAATGAGGACAACTGACAGTAGCTTATCTGGTGACTAACAGCAGCAATTTaatgtaatgagaaaaaaagcCAATTACATTACAgttcatatttctttaaaaagtaataccaATGGAAACTAAATCTTTTTGAAGAGTTCTGTTCATACTAATAATATATATGCCAcatagaatttttattaaaaaagcatGTGATGAAATGGATGCCATCGTCTTTCATTCTGTTTGTCAAATTACAGGAATTTGTTACCATTAGATGACACTGTGACCAAACTACAGAATTAGTATCTAAGAAAGTACAGACAGCCCtcgtttcaaaaaatatttcatcacCTTGCAGATACAGATTTTTAAttaatacttattattttatcCATATATTATTATCTGCACCAAAATACCACCTGGAAATGGTTTAAGGAGGCAGCAGACAGGTAAGAGTTGAGGTGATTTCAGGTAGCTGGAGTTAAAAAATCCTAGGCTAGCATATAACTAATCTATAACTCTGTCCTCTCTTTCACACCTCTTAAAATGCCTTTTCACTACTTTATCTTTCAAGATTCTCCTTGCTACTGGAACGGAGGAAGGACTGGTGTAAAGTATTGAAAAGACTAAAGGGCCAAATTCATAAGAACTCTTTCCAAATCCTCTCAATACAGCAGTGGCTAATTCTGGGGAGTTCTTTAATGAAATGTTCTTAGGTGACACAACTTATTACAGGAAACCTCTCTACAAAGCCATGAATGTGTGCCTTACCTTGTGATTCAGGAATTGCTAAGTAACTATATAAAAAGATGTGTATACGGATGTTGATCATGGAGTTGCTGGCTTAACTTCGTGTCAAATAgtgcttccatttttatttttaaaaaattttaaggatcGTAGGATAGAAAAGAACAGGAAGAGCAAAAATTAAAACGTTGCTGATGATTGTCTCTGAGTAGGAAAATCATGTGATAAGAGCTCTTTGTAATTCTCTAACTTTTCCGCACTGTAATGGAATTACACTTGTaatgacaaaggaaaaacaaatcctCACAATGAGAAGGATTACAACAACGTGTTCCTCACAACAAGGAAGATTTACgttcaatttttggttttgcttttttatttttagacatctGATCTTATCTTATTCATTCTCCAAAACCACTTATTAATCCAATCCAAACCACTCCAAAGccaattatgaaaaacaaaagcaaaattatatgGATAGGACATTCATTTTCAATGAATTaatttagtatatatataaaacccaaTATATACATAAAGTATGTGTTATCTCTACACAGTGTACACTACAATGGGCCTCTGCAAAATTACTGCATGAAGAACatggatgtttccttttttaaggctctTTCAGGGATTCTGTGATAGAGCAGAAAGTGACCACTGTGCTCCCACAGCACCGCTCGCTCATCACTATCATGGTACCTAGCACACCTGCACGATTTTAAGTTTCTCTCCTGACAAATTCTGACTCCAGAATTCAtgtcagcacagtgcctggcacatagttgacACTTAGTAAACATTGGATGCattgatagatggatggatgaaaattTCAGACAGACAGACTTAACAGACATACATACCTGGATGGATAACAGGGACAAATTAATGCAGAGATAGATGGACAAGGGAATGCATGCAAACACAGATGCATGGATAGAGAAATGACTACTTCATGGAGACTTTCAGTCAAAAAAGCCTCCTTCCAGTCCCAACTCTGCCAGTAACTATCTATGTAACAAGTCACTCCACCTTTCTGGGTCTTTTggtcatatataaaataaaagttccttTTAGCTGCTGAATTAGATGACTAAGACTTAGGGCATGGCTCTTCATTTTAAGCAATTAGAGGAGATTGTTGGTGGGCGTGTTTTTTATAACACTATTGATTATACTTAAGATTTAATTGATGCCAAATCCTTGACCAGTGATACCACTCCTGATCCTCACATTGTTCCTATATAAAAACACGATTCACTTTAAGATGATGATGTACATGCTTTTCAGAAATGTCGTATTGTGAGGTTTGAGCTGAGTGCCTTGAAGACCAACATATTGAGGCaaactttaagtcatttttttcaaCCTCTGAAAAACACATTCCAATCTATTGGCGACATTAAACAGGAAGAATCTAGCTAAAGGCTTTTTGCAAAATGGTAAAACACAATCCTTCACGATATAAAATGTGGCCATCtaccttttacttttttatcaaatttcttctgtttcattttttctcgGTTTTCCTGTCGGACTTCCTTTGCTTCTTCTAATGCTTCTTGACTACCCCAAACTTCAAGAGACCTCTTCACAATCTACAACACAAAATCCATATTTAAATAAGTTGTGATTCGGACTTGCAAAATATTATAAAGTTATAACTGTCAAATCCACAGGTACCAAAGAATATCTAACTCaagtataaatttataaatacttaTGAGAAATGTAAAGGTTCTAAATATTAATGATCAGAAACAACTCTAATAAAACATCTATCCAAACCTATGAAACTGTCAGTAAACATATGCTGAATTAGATTATAAATAGAAAAGTTGTCCTCTGACTGTATCGTCACAGGAATCAAAAGTACATGTGGTCAGTGAGTTTGATCAACTGTGGCGGGCTCACCAAAGAAACAATTTGTTGACAGATTAGCCACATCAGACCTAAACATGAGGTCATCTCCAAAAAATCTCCAACCGCAGGAAATTACCAATTACTACTACTTATCTCCTTCAAGATCAGTAATTGTTTCTATCGACTTGACTTCTGATCTgcaggatatatatatttttttaattttggtaccGAAATGATGTAAAAAGTCTTCattctacttttaaaactttacattaTATACCTTTATTCTTTATAGTATTTACTCACATTTTAAGAGAATTTACCACTAAGGATTATGCTCAGGATACCTCTCACAATATGTTAAAGGACCATAATGTTAATCAGTGTAGCCAAACTCAAATTTCTCACATATGCAAGTGATATACTTTATActtgtttttcatatattctggGACATCACGTTTTCCACAATTTAACATCCCTGAAAATGCTGCATCACCAGTGCACTTAATGGTACTTTAACAACTCTGAGTCAAAAAGTGATGAAGAACCGGACTTTGAATGGAAAGTTTAGGAATACCATCATAAGTCTTCTGCACTTGCATTTTCCCTTTTATGTATGCAAAAGTTGTGATATATGACAAAAAACTGTAATAAAGTCTACGGGCGCTGTTTCACcaagtataaaataaaagcatcaagTGATAAGAAAGCGTATGTTGATTTAATTAgcggcatttaaaaatatttaatggtaCATAAAACAATAGTGAATTTTCTAATCAACAGACTCATATTAGTATTTAATGAAATTCAGtacatgttttgttttacaatacTGTGCTCTAAAGCAATGCCTCCCAATATTTTAAGCTAACAGCACAAAAAGAATATTACAATATTTGTACCACTCTGAGGTAGATACAAGAGACTGCTTGTGACTCAAAGAAACTGGCCTGGGCACTAGCAGTCCTAGCCACTAAGTGGATCAGCATCTTGGCACGCCTGTAACCCATCTGCAGCAAGTGGCGCTGAGAAGACCTGCTCTGAGATTACAGAGCTATATGGACACTCGCTAGCATTCCAGATGGGTAGAGTTAGAGTTTAGGTATTTATGAAAttcctgaaatttttcttttttttaatatttcttttttggtgggAGATGGAGGTGAAAGAGGGTAAGGAAATGGGGCCTGACTCCCATTCCAACCTTTTTTAGTTTCCAAATTGTACTCTTAACATCACCCAATAGCAACATGTTTGTTTCAAAGTGCCATATTAGAAGCAAAATGaggtcaggcatgatggctcatgcctgtaatcccatcattttgggaggccaaagcaggaggatcacttgagccctggagttcgagaccagcctgggcaatatggcaaaaccccatctctacaaaaaatacaaaaaactagccaggtgctactcagaaggctaagatggaaggattacctgagcccaggaagtcaaggctgcagtgaaccatgatctcaccactgcactctagcctgagtgacagagtgagaccttatcgtataagacaaaaaaaaacaaaagcaaaatgagaaaacatgttaTTAAATGTCATTATACATGACTGTGATGCATATGCAAAACTAGAGAAAAGAGTTTTTTCACACTCTGTAAGCAAAAACCAAGCTATGACTAGTTTGTTATTAAGACTTTACCAGAgttaaatataataaacacaACTTATTAGAGACCTGTAACTTTAAGTAGAGTTTCATATCACCCCATTGTGAATGATGTGGATTCTTCTTCACAATAAATTTAAGAGGCGGCTCTCTTTTTTCTAAATCACAGTCTTTCAGAAGATATTCTTGTTTTGCCTCTGTTTTGGTTATAAGCTTATGTTTATCATCAGCATCTCTGAAAACAGATTAAGTCCATTATataaattagttattttaaataaactaagtTTGCAAATGGCCCAGCAACTTAGGGGCACACACAGCAAAAAGgacatataaaatactttttcctgCAACTCTCATGGTTACATTAGCAACATAAGAATTCTAATGgaaaaatactttatcttttACTTATTCTGATAAGTTATATTATCTAGAGAAAAAACATTCTTAGCAAAGGgaacagcaagggcaaaggcTCTAGGGGATGGGTGTATTTTGCAAAGAGAGCTTACAGCAAGAGGACCAGTGTAACTAGAAGACCTGCAGTAAGCGATGGTGAGGAGTGGTGGGAGATACAGTCAGAGACAGTCAGGGCCTTGCAAGCAATGGTGAAGACAATGGTTAGAAACCACTAGAAAGTTTTGAGCAAAATACGATATGAAAAGGAGACCCTAGGGGTACAAAAGGGGTAGTGGGGGAGAGACCAGTTAGAACACTACAGCAGTGGTCCAGGCAAGAGCTGATGGTGGCCTAGACTAAGGCAGCAGTGGGAGAGGATGAGATGCCGATGGATTCAGGATATGGATTGAGCCTAAAGCCAAACAGGTTTGGAATTAATGCACACAGGAGAGTGGAGACATAGCCAGTGAATGAAGCTGGCTTTACTGAAATGGTAAACACTAAAGAGCAGGTACAGGTCAGGGAGGGGAGAAATCAAAGGTTCAATCAGAGGATTCTATCACAAACACATAAAAGTTAAAACTGGGAAGAGCTGTATGAAAGCTAAATAATTCAGAAGTATAAACTAACATGAGACACGTAGACTACATGGTACTAAAACTATCATCTTTGACAATGTTGAAAAAGAATGGAGGCCTGTGTTCCTGATTATGATTAAACATAAAAGCGTAACGTTTCCAGACTtttcaaggtgttggcaggactgcGTTCCTTTCTGGAGGCACTAGGTAAGAATCCAtctccttgccttttctagcttctagaggccacctgcattccttaaCTCATGACCCCCTCCTTCCACTTTCACAGCCAATGATGATGGCTTCTCACATTGCACCACTCACTTCTTCATTAATCGCATGTCCCTCTGACTCTCAGCTTTCCTCTTCCACTTCTAAGAAAGCTCGTGTGCTTGTATTCGGTCTACCTAGATAgcccaggataatctccccatctcaaggtctttaagcttaatcatatctgcaaagtccctttgctATGGTAAGGTAATATATTCACAACTTTCTTTAAACCAGTACAATAgttgcttccattttctcttgGAAATAAAATTCTATGTAGTGTTTCATTTCCCAAAAGCTATACTGGCCTTTAAGGAGAATGATGACAATACTGTGGACCTTCACCACTGTGTCGGTGGGAAATGAGTTTGtaatctgtagttccagctgtgGTGCCGGAACATTCCCAGCCATATATCTGATCATGAGACCAGGGACCACACCTCCCTCTCTATCTACCTAGGACTCCGCTCAGCAACAAGCCAATCACGATGGCTCCCAGTGTCTGCAGCAGGGACTCTAAAAGGTCGGGTCCTTCAGGCATGTGAGGAGTTGATTGAGGGCTGTAGGGACAAACTAAGCACAGGGAGCAGGTAAGAGGTCCAACTAAGATTCCAAGATAGTACCTTCAAAGTGCAAAAGATACCAGCACAGCATCTGGCTGAGTCAACAGTAGCGATAGGAGAACCATGTGAAGTGAGAAAGGTTATTCTGGGTGATATAAAAAAAGGATAAAgtctagaagaaaaagaatagaagaatatggtttttcctcatctattCTCTTTATGAGGGTAGCAAAACATGAATGAAAAAGGTATTCTGAGCTACAGTCCTCTCACTGAAGGCCCCAGACCTCTGACCAAGATGTAACACACCCTGGAATAATTAAGAAATAGAGGGATCATTAGGGCTGGGTGAAGAGAAGGGTTAGGAGCCTGCTACTGAGagatgttaaaaaacaaaaacaaaaaactcaggccagcagaaaaagaaaaggaaatttctaTGGCAGAACCATCCTTCCTATTTTATGGGGTATAACATAAGCTTTAATAGTCACAGATTTACTGTATTTGGCAAAATAGAAACCATAGAAATTTTAGGAAACGcccaaaataaaaatcataattactaagaaaatatcaaatCCAAACAGATATAACTTGTTTTGCCCTAAACCTACCCATAAACATTAGCAATTAAGAACATCATCTAAAATAAGTACCTGCAGTTATCACAAGTTGGCAAATCAAAGTGGTTCATAAGATAAGAATCCATAAATTCTTTCCCACATTCTTCACATATTACATAATCAAATTCCATAACAGGtcctaagaaaaggaaaatgaactctttaagtttccttttttatgactagaacaatatattttcctctattttattaGCTTATCCGCATGTATGCTATGCCTCACATAAATACATTtaagtaaaagacaaaataagacCTTGATTatgtttatctaaaaaaaaaattaaagaggaaaaaagaaaaggaagtaacataaagaaaaaaaacctagcaATTCCACAAGTATTTCTGAATCCCAGCCATGTGCAAGGTACCTGTATTAGTGCTACATTGCAGCTGTAAGAAACTATCACAGACtaagtgacttaaaacaacacacatttattatcacaCAGATCTCTAGTTTATTCTGACATGGGTCTCAgtaggctaaaatcaaggtgttggcagggctgtgttcctttctggaggctctaggcaTGAATCCatctccttgccttttccagcttctacaggctgcctgcattccttgactCAGGACCCCCTCCTCCATCTTCACAGTCAGCAATGGTGGCTTCTCACATGGCATCACTCACTTCTTCCATAATCACATGTCCCTCTGACTCTCAGGTTTCCTCTTCTACTTTTTTGTAgaaaaggagtcttgctctgccgctcaggctggagtgcagtggcacgatctcggctcagtgcaacctccacctctcaggttcaagcgattctcctgccttagcctcccaagtagctgagattacaggtgcacgccaccatgcccagataatttttgttttgttttagttttgttttgttttttgagatggaatctcgctccgttgcccaggctgtagtacagtggcgtgatcttggctcactgcaacttccacttcctgggttcaggcaattctcctgcctcagcctcccaagtagctgggattacaggcacgcaccaccacacccggttaatttttgtatttttagtagagatggggtttcaccatgttggccaggctagtctcgatttcctgaccttgtgatccacccacctcggcctcccaaagtgctgggattacaggcgtgagccactgcacccagctctaatttttgtatttttagtagagacagagtttcaccatgttgcccaggttggtctcaaactcttgatctcaggtgatccatctaccctggcctcccaaagtgctgggattataggcgtgagccactgtgtccagcccctcttccacttttaaggaaaTTTGTGTGCTTACATTGGGTCTACCTGGATAACCCAGGAtattctccccatctcaaggtctttgaccttaatcatatctgcaaagtcctttttgctATGATAAAGATAATATATTCATAGGTTCCAGGGTGATTAAggcatggacatctttgggggccattattttGCCTACCACAGCACCGCTGAAAGTACAAAACAGATTAGTCCCAGAGTGGTAGGGTGAAAAGGGATCTGCTTACAGACAGGGCACCAACATTACACAGGAAAGAGCAATAAACAGCATGGTAACAGAAGAAAGACAACAACAGCATTCACTtccaaatggaaacatttttttctccctccattCTACCCCCTACCAACAAAGCAAAAAGCTTCTTTATCTGTCTCACCTTCTGGATTATAAACTCCTTGAGAGGAGAGTCTGTATTCAGCCATGTATCCTCAACTCCCAGCACAGAAAAACCACTCTAGGTAAGGCAAAGCTAGATTATTTAAGGACTTCAAATGCCTAGCTATGAAACTTAATCCTGTAAGAACTGTTTCTCCCAGCAAGTCTTTAAATTTTACTagtaaggctgggcacagtggctcacacctataatcccagcactttgggaggccaaggtgggtggatcacttgagtccaggagttcgagaccagcctggtaaacatggcaaagccctgtctctacaaaaaaatacaaaaattagccagctgtcaattagctgggcgtggtagcaggcacctgtaatcccagctactctggaggctgaggcaggagaatcgcttgtgcccaggaggtgtaggttgcagcaagccaagattgtgccactgcactccagcctgggcaataagagtgaaactccgtctcaaaaacaaaaacaaaaaaattaaccaggcatggtgatgtgtgcctgtagtcccagctacttgggaggctgaggtaagagaatcccttgaacacagGCGGTACAGGTTACAGtaagtcaagatcacgccactgcattccaggctggtgacagagcaagactctttccatatatatatatacacacacacacacacatacatatacatatatatgtaaacacataaATTTTACTAAGAAGTCTTTAGGCTGAATGCTCCAACTCTCAGAGCTGCCACAATTTccaatgagaagaaagaggagttgtcgactgggcgcagtggctcacgcctgtaatcccagcactttgggaggctgaggagggtggatcacctgagactgggtgcttgagaccagcctgaccaacatggagaaaccccgtctctactaaaaatacaaaattagcggggcctggtggtgcatgcctataataacagctactcgggaggctgaggcaggagaatcgcttgaacccaggaggcggaggtcacagtgggccgagatcgcaccactgcactccagcctgggcaacaagagtgaaactccatctcaaagaagaaaaaaaaaaaaaagaaaaggagaattgtCATTATGTCATTAATTAActgtttgtttcaaaatattcctATCACTGCCTT
Above is a window of Papio anubis isolate 15944 chromosome 13, Panubis1.0, whole genome shotgun sequence DNA encoding:
- the XPA gene encoding DNA repair protein complementing XP-A cells isoform X1 — its product is MAAADGASPEAAALEQPAELPASVRASVERKRQRALMLRQARLAARPYPATAAAATGGMANVKAAPKIIDTGGGFILEEEEEEEHKIGKVVHQPGPVMEFDYVICEECGKEFMDSYLMNHFDLPTCDNCRDADDKHKLITKTEAKQEYLLKDCDLEKREPPLKFIVKKNPHHSQWGDMKLYLKLQIVKRSLEVWGSQEALEEAKEVRQENREKMKQKKFDKKVKEVVPAFLNRPQRAEIGVDTVESRHKELTVQFPQRLRTERNKSKSKSILVEKKLEPGSSWSSDFDPQRS
- the XPA gene encoding DNA repair protein complementing XP-A cells isoform X4: MFQELGMANVKAAPKIIDTGGGFILEEEEEEEHKIGKVVHQPGPVMEFDYVICEECGKEFMDSYLMNHFDLPTCDNCRDADDKHKLITKTEAKQEYLLKDCDLEKREPPLKFIVKKNPHHSQWGDMKLYLKLQIVKRSLEVWGSQEALEEAKEVRQENREKMKQKKFDKKVKEVVPAFLNRPQRAEIGVDTVESRHKELTVQFPQRLRTERNKSKSKSILVEKKLEPGSSWSSDFDPQRS
- the XPA gene encoding DNA repair protein complementing XP-A cells isoform X3 — translated: MEDVEQSWVLWSEGRRNPAQADCYECPGMANVKAAPKIIDTGGGFILEEEEEEEHKIGKVVHQPGPVMEFDYVICEECGKEFMDSYLMNHFDLPTCDNCRDADDKHKLITKTEAKQEYLLKDCDLEKREPPLKFIVKKNPHHSQWGDMKLYLKLQIVKRSLEVWGSQEALEEAKEVRQENREKMKQKKFDKKVKEVVPAFLNRPQRAEIGVDTVESRHKELTVQFPQRLRTERNKSKSKSILVEKKLEPGSSWSSDFDPQRS
- the XPA gene encoding DNA repair protein complementing XP-A cells isoform X5, coding for MANVKAAPKIIDTGGGFILEEEEEEEHKIGKVVHQPGPVMEFDYVICEECGKEFMDSYLMNHFDLPTCDNCRDADDKHKLITKTEAKQEYLLKDCDLEKREPPLKFIVKKNPHHSQWGDMKLYLKLQIVKRSLEVWGSQEALEEAKEVRQENREKMKQKKFDKKVKEVVPAFLNRPQRAEIGVDTVESRHKELTVQFPQRLRTERNKSKSKSILVEKKLEPGSSWSSDFDPQRS